In a single window of the Candidatus Omnitrophota bacterium genome:
- a CDS encoding ParB/RepB/Spo0J family partition protein, producing the protein MERKALGKGISALIPATEEVQSKKIAFLDLAKVKPNPLQPREDFDPESMAELVQSIKEKGLLQPILVRPKGDNYELIAGERRLRAANLLNLKEIPAIIKDVEDRDSLELALIENIQRQELNPIEEARAYQYLIEKFRLTQEEVGDVLGKSRVTITNSLRLLKLPGEIQEEVRSGRISYAHGRALLEIEDANMQRKLVRDIISKSLSVRELESIIKTRRPLAGRVRIGARSKNIDPQVVIMEEQLQQALATKVRVVKNKKRGHIVVEFYSQEDLERIVSKMRGETKL; encoded by the coding sequence ATGGAAAGAAAAGCCTTGGGTAAAGGGATAAGCGCGTTAATCCCGGCAACAGAGGAAGTTCAGAGCAAGAAGATTGCGTTCTTGGATTTGGCAAAAGTAAAACCGAATCCATTGCAGCCCAGAGAAGATTTTGATCCGGAAAGCATGGCTGAACTGGTCCAGTCAATCAAAGAAAAAGGATTGTTGCAACCGATCCTGGTCCGGCCCAAAGGTGACAATTATGAACTAATAGCTGGCGAACGCAGGCTTCGTGCTGCTAACCTATTGAATTTAAAAGAGATACCGGCGATAATCAAAGATGTTGAAGACAGGGATTCGTTGGAATTAGCGCTGATAGAAAATATTCAAAGACAGGAACTCAATCCTATTGAAGAGGCGCGCGCTTATCAGTATTTAATTGAAAAGTTCCGGCTTACGCAAGAAGAGGTCGGGGACGTTTTAGGTAAATCCCGGGTGACCATTACCAATTCTTTGCGGTTATTGAAATTGCCGGGAGAGATCCAGGAAGAAGTAAGGAGCGGCCGGATCTCATATGCTCATGGCCGGGCGCTGTTGGAAATAGAAGACGCAAATATGCAGAGAAAACTAGTTAGGGATATAATATCTAAGTCCCTGTCCGTCAGAGAGTTAGAGAGCATAATCAAGACTCGACGCCCTTTGGCTGGACGAGTCAGGATTGGCGCAAGAAGTAAAAATATCGACCCGCAAGTAGTGATAATGGAAGAGCAATTACAGCAGGCGTTGGCTACAAAGGTAAGGGTCGTAAAAAATAAGAAACGGGGACATATCGTGGTTGAATTTTATTCGCAGGAAGACTTGGAGAGGATCGTTAGCAAGATGAGAGGAGAAACTAAGCTATGA
- a CDS encoding nucleoside-diphosphate kinase: MNQAVLILIKPDGLKKSLTGNILTRLSETKLEIVAAKMVRVSRGLAEEHYRHLKDKPFFDELIKYLRGELHDRKKVMALVYWGKDAIQKCRELAGATNPEQADPTSIRGAYGRILTSGLFENVIHVSSDSDEASREIKLWFLPEEVIVDLYPTRDTVIKDFKQAIWA, from the coding sequence ATGAACCAGGCGGTTTTAATTTTGATCAAACCCGACGGCCTTAAAAAATCTTTGACCGGCAATATCCTGACCCGGCTTTCCGAAACAAAGCTGGAGATAGTTGCCGCAAAAATGGTCAGGGTCTCCCGGGGTTTGGCTGAGGAGCATTACAGGCATCTTAAGGACAAGCCTTTTTTCGACGAACTGATCAAGTATCTGCGCGGCGAGCTGCACGACCGGAAAAAGGTCATGGCGCTTGTTTATTGGGGCAAGGACGCAATACAAAAATGCCGGGAATTGGCCGGGGCGACGAATCCCGAACAAGCTGACCCAACCTCGATCCGCGGAGCCTACGGCCGAATATTGACCTCCGGGCTTTTTGAAAACGTGATTCATGTTTCTTCCGACTCGGACGAGGCGTCGCGGGAGATTAAACTGTGGTTCCTCCCGGAGGAAGTGATCGTCGATCTTTACCCGACCAGGGATACGGTTATAAAAGATTTCAAACAAGCGATCTGGGCTTGA
- a CDS encoding YicC family protein, which produces MLKSMTGFGAAEIAVPGFGTINVELRSTNHKFFEMVFHSPDGFICFEDKIKKEIETRIKRGRVICVLSVFGKASPRVSMNKELLRRYVAAIKDISKLYRISDGMNINTLVGLPGVLSLTEEKIPVARFWPHLGKAVAMALSELSATRSKEGRALFGHLDANSKGLSANLKFIRSRFAKIILEKSRKIKIDAERAAFLKDADIAEEIDRLDFHIKSFKGKLNLSCAIGKELDFICQEMQREANTMGAKACDMQISGRVVQMKSQIEKLREQAQNIE; this is translated from the coding sequence ATGCTTAAAAGCATGACCGGTTTCGGCGCCGCAGAAATCGCGGTTCCGGGTTTTGGAACGATAAATGTGGAGTTGCGCAGCACCAACCATAAGTTTTTCGAAATGGTCTTTCATTCCCCCGACGGGTTCATCTGTTTCGAGGACAAGATAAAGAAAGAGATAGAAACCAGGATCAAGCGCGGCAGGGTTATCTGCGTATTAAGCGTTTTCGGCAAGGCCAGCCCGCGCGTTTCGATGAATAAAGAGCTTTTGCGCAGGTACGTTGCGGCGATAAAGGATATTTCCAAGCTTTACCGGATCTCTGACGGGATGAATATAAATACACTGGTTGGCTTGCCGGGAGTTTTATCGCTGACCGAGGAGAAGATCCCGGTGGCAAGGTTTTGGCCGCATTTAGGTAAAGCCGTGGCGATGGCCTTATCCGAACTTAGCGCCACGCGCAGCAAAGAAGGCCGGGCGCTGTTCGGGCATCTTGACGCTAACTCCAAAGGCTTGTCCGCTAATTTAAAATTTATCCGGTCCAGGTTCGCCAAGATAATCCTGGAAAAAAGCCGGAAGATCAAGATAGACGCGGAGCGCGCCGCTTTTCTGAAAGACGCGGATATTGCCGAGGAAATCGACCGGCTGGATTTTCATATAAAGAGCTTTAAGGGTAAGCTAAATCTTTCCTGCGCAATAGGTAAAGAACTCGATTTTATCTGTCAGGAGATGCAGCGCGAGGCTAATACCATGGGAGCGAAAGCCTGTGACATGCAGATCTCCGGCAGGGTGGTTCAGATGAAAAGCCAGATCGAAAAACTGCGCGAACAGGCGCAGAATATAGAATGA
- the gmk gene encoding guanylate kinase produces MKAGLKKEAKGARVFVISGPSGSGKTTLARRILADKRFKNKLARSVSFTTRPKRSGEVNGKDYFFISAEEFKKNLRQKKILEWTRYLGYYYGTARRAVDDQIGRGKGVVLCLDLKGAARVKKLYPGQAVTIFVMPPSMEELAGRIHKRCSQTQEEEIRKRLSRAKEEIRAFRRYDYSLVNRDLTKAVKQLKGIIIKNFNSVIRRPN; encoded by the coding sequence ATGAAAGCCGGGTTAAAAAAAGAGGCAAAGGGCGCAAGGGTATTTGTTATCTCCGGGCCTTCAGGGTCGGGGAAGACCACGCTGGCCCGGAGGATACTGGCGGACAAAAGATTCAAAAATAAGCTGGCGAGGTCGGTTTCATTCACTACCCGGCCTAAAAGATCCGGCGAGGTTAACGGCAAGGATTATTTTTTCATCAGCGCGGAAGAATTCAAAAAAAACCTGCGGCAGAAAAAAATCCTTGAATGGACCAGATATTTAGGGTATTATTACGGAACAGCCAGACGGGCTGTGGATGATCAGATCGGCCGGGGAAAAGGGGTTGTGCTTTGCCTGGATCTTAAAGGCGCGGCAAGGGTTAAAAAGCTTTATCCGGGGCAAGCAGTGACTATATTTGTCATGCCGCCTTCTATGGAAGAGCTGGCCGGCAGGATACATAAAAGATGCAGCCAGACCCAAGAAGAGGAGATCCGCAAGAGGTTAAGCCGGGCAAAAGAAGAAATAAGGGCCTTTCGCCGGTATGATTATTCGCTGGTAAACCGGGATCTAACTAAAGCGGTCAAGCAGCTCAAGGGCATTATTATTAAAAATTTTAACAGCGTTATCAGGAGGCCGAATTAA
- the rpoZ gene encoding DNA-directed RNA polymerase subunit omega: MEYVALEKLLDKSGGSLYKLVVLASKRALDLAEGKPRLVENVSPNTKPSIIALQEISDGMVKVKG, encoded by the coding sequence ATGGAATATGTTGCCTTGGAAAAATTATTGGACAAGAGCGGAGGGTCTTTATATAAATTAGTTGTCCTGGCGTCCAAAAGGGCGCTGGATCTTGCCGAAGGAAAACCGCGGCTTGTGGAAAATGTAAGCCCGAATACCAAACCGTCGATAATCGCCTTGCAGGAGATCTCCGACGGCATGGTCAAGGTTAAGGGTTAG
- the thrS gene encoding threonine--tRNA ligase, with amino-acid sequence MDLNILRHSCSHVMAEAVKELWPETKLTIGPAIEDGFYYDFDKKEPFTDDDLARIETKMAEIVKRDEKFTRQELSKVEAAEVFKKPGESYKLELIRDIADEKVSIYRTGEDFVDLCRGPHIDSTGQIKAFKLLSVAGAYWHGIETNPMLQRIYGTCFESKKELDAYLKDLEERKLRDHRKVGPALELFDIYQEEAGPGLVFYHPKGALLRKIIEDFEKDAHLKRGYQLVVTPHIMQAELWKTSGHYDYYKENMYTFKIEEKEFVLKPMNCPGHILIYKSKTRSYRDLPIRLFELGTVYRHEKAGVMHGLLRVRGFTQDDAHIFCLPTQLKAEIKDVVEFVFSTMKLFGFNNLGIELSTRPAKSIGSDGDWELATDALENSLKDLGLAYEINEGDGAFYGPKIDIKLKDALKRSWQCATVQCDFALPKRFDLAYVDTDGSLKQPIMLHRVLLGSLERFTACLTEQYMGDFPLWLAPVQVGIIPVREESNAYGLKVKKTLEDAGIRVEMDNRSETLNKRIRQAEIDKIPYVLVLGEREEKAGAVNVRKRHVKEQAGMGLEEFVEKLKNEIREKVV; translated from the coding sequence ATGGATCTGAACATATTACGGCATTCCTGCTCGCACGTGATGGCTGAGGCGGTAAAGGAGCTTTGGCCGGAAACGAAGCTGACTATCGGTCCGGCTATCGAAGACGGGTTTTACTACGACTTCGATAAAAAAGAGCCTTTTACCGACGATGATCTGGCCAGGATCGAAACGAAGATGGCCGAGATCGTCAAGCGGGATGAGAAATTCACCCGTCAGGAGTTAAGCAAGGTCGAAGCTGCGGAGGTATTTAAAAAGCCGGGTGAAAGCTATAAACTGGAATTGATCCGGGATATAGCCGATGAAAAGGTCTCTATCTATAGAACCGGGGAGGATTTCGTCGATCTTTGCCGCGGCCCGCATATAGATTCCACCGGACAGATCAAGGCGTTCAAATTATTGTCCGTTGCCGGGGCGTACTGGCACGGCATTGAGACAAATCCCATGCTCCAGAGGATATACGGGACTTGTTTCGAGAGCAAAAAAGAATTAGACGCGTATTTGAAGGATCTTGAGGAAAGAAAACTGCGCGACCACCGCAAGGTCGGCCCCGCATTAGAGCTCTTTGATATTTATCAGGAAGAAGCGGGGCCCGGCCTGGTGTTTTATCATCCCAAGGGCGCGCTTTTAAGAAAGATCATCGAGGATTTTGAGAAGGACGCGCACTTGAAGCGCGGTTACCAGCTGGTGGTCACTCCGCATATAATGCAGGCGGAATTATGGAAAACCTCCGGGCATTATGATTACTACAAAGAGAACATGTACACCTTTAAGATCGAAGAGAAGGAATTCGTCTTGAAGCCGATGAACTGCCCGGGGCATATACTGATCTATAAATCCAAAACCCGCAGTTATAGGGATCTGCCGATAAGGCTGTTTGAGTTGGGAACGGTTTACCGCCATGAAAAGGCCGGGGTGATGCATGGTTTGCTCAGGGTGCGTGGTTTCACCCAGGACGACGCGCATATATTCTGTCTGCCTACGCAATTAAAAGCAGAGATAAAAGACGTTGTGGAGTTTGTATTTAGCACAATGAAGCTTTTCGGGTTTAACAACCTGGGTATTGAGCTTAGCACCAGGCCGGCTAAGTCCATCGGTTCGGATGGAGACTGGGAATTAGCTACCGATGCCCTGGAGAATTCCCTGAAAGATCTGGGCTTGGCTTACGAGATCAACGAAGGAGACGGCGCATTCTACGGCCCGAAGATAGATATAAAATTAAAAGACGCATTAAAACGTTCATGGCAGTGCGCGACAGTGCAATGCGATTTCGCCCTGCCCAAAAGATTTGATCTGGCTTATGTTGACACCGACGGTTCATTAAAGCAGCCGATCATGCTCCACCGTGTTCTTTTAGGAAGCCTGGAGAGGTTTACCGCCTGCCTCACCGAGCAATATATGGGGGATTTCCCGTTGTGGCTGGCTCCGGTCCAGGTAGGGATAATACCGGTGCGCGAAGAATCCAACGCCTATGGCTTAAAAGTCAAAAAAACCCTGGAAGACGCCGGGATACGGGTAGAAATGGATAACCGCAGCGAGACCCTGAATAAGAGGATCCGGCAGGCGGAGATCGATAAGATCCCTTATGTCCTGGTCCTCGGTGAACGTGAAGAAAAAGCGGGGGCTGTTAATGTGCGCAAAAGGCATGTTAAAGAACAGGCCGGAATGGGGCTCGAAGAATTTGTCGAAAAGTTAAAGAACGAGATCAGGGAAAAAGTAGTATAA
- the infC gene encoding translation initiation factor IF-3 produces the protein MVEIKKYIRINEKIRVPEVRLVGPESNQLGVVSTDKARELSAQYELDLVEVAPQANPPVCRIMDFSKFKYDQEKKEREAKKHQKQSRIKEIRLHPNIDEHDYLVKMRQAQSFLKKKDRVKIDLFFKGRQIEHSDLGRKILDRFIIDTQAEGLVEKEPTLEGKILSLVLAPKKGKE, from the coding sequence GTGGTAGAGATAAAAAAATATATCCGTATCAACGAGAAGATCCGCGTCCCCGAAGTCCGTTTAGTCGGTCCGGAAAGCAATCAGTTGGGAGTGGTTTCTACGGATAAGGCCCGGGAGCTATCCGCTCAATATGAATTAGACCTGGTAGAGGTGGCGCCGCAGGCGAATCCGCCTGTATGCCGGATCATGGATTTCAGTAAATTCAAGTACGACCAGGAAAAGAAGGAGCGCGAGGCCAAGAAGCACCAGAAACAGAGCCGCATAAAAGAGATCCGTCTTCACCCTAATATCGACGAACATGACTATCTGGTAAAAATGAGGCAGGCCCAAAGTTTCCTGAAGAAAAAAGACAGGGTTAAGATCGACCTTTTCTTTAAAGGCAGGCAGATAGAGCATTCGGATTTAGGCAGAAAGATTTTAGATAGATTTATAATCGACACCCAGGCCGAGGGGCTGGTAGAGAAAGAGCCGACCCTGGAAGGCAAAATACTGTCGCTGGTCCTGGCGCCGAAAAAGGGCAAGGAATAA
- the rpmI gene encoding 50S ribosomal protein L35 has product MPKLKTKKGVAKRFRTTKKGKIKFNAGGKSHLQTNKSAKRVRNLRKSRKVVNKKELKYLKKMLPYG; this is encoded by the coding sequence ATGCCAAAGTTAAAAACAAAAAAAGGCGTGGCCAAAAGGTTTAGGACCACCAAAAAAGGAAAGATCAAATTCAATGCCGGCGGCAAGAGCCACCTGCAGACAAATAAAAGCGCCAAGCGCGTGCGCAATCTGCGCAAGTCGAGGAAAGTGGTGAATAAGAAAGAGCTCAAGTATCTTAAGAAGATGCTGCCCTACGGATAA
- the rplT gene encoding 50S ribosomal protein L20 gives MAKAKHSAATKKRKKRVLKQTKGFWGDRSKQFQQARRALMHALVYSYRDRKARKRDFRKLWIARINAACRAEGITYNRFINGLKKSNIELDRKILAELAVTENKAFKKLIEKTKG, from the coding sequence ATGGCAAAAGCAAAACACAGCGCAGCTACCAAGAAAAGGAAGAAAAGGGTATTAAAACAAACTAAGGGGTTCTGGGGCGATAGGAGCAAGCAGTTCCAGCAGGCCCGCAGGGCGCTTATGCACGCCTTGGTTTACAGCTATAGGGACCGTAAAGCGCGTAAAAGGGATTTCCGCAAGCTTTGGATCGCCCGGATCAACGCGGCATGCAGGGCTGAAGGCATCACTTACAATAGATTCATCAACGGCCTTAAGAAATCCAATATCGAGTTGGACCGTAAGATCCTGGCTGAACTGGCGGTTACAGAGAACAAGGCCTTTAAGAAGCTGATCGAAAAAACCAAAGGTTAA
- a CDS encoding TrkA family potassium uptake protein: MYVIIIGCGRVGAELAKLLANEGHNVVIIDKSSKSFDRLGNTFNGLSLVGNGFDLALLRQAGVEKADAFCCVTNGDNTNLISAQVAKKIFKVPKVIARIYDPRRANIFKALGLDILGGTTLFASMIRDKIVESRFSSYLIETKDLGVLELEVKKELAGKTVLDVNVPQELMVVALKRLDATIIPESKTVLKAKDIIMAVVKVSSLKKIKAHFGI, translated from the coding sequence ATGTACGTTATAATAATCGGTTGCGGCAGGGTTGGGGCGGAATTGGCCAAACTCCTGGCGAACGAAGGCCATAACGTAGTTATAATCGACAAAAGCTCAAAGTCTTTTGACCGGCTGGGCAATACCTTTAACGGCCTGTCCCTGGTCGGCAATGGTTTTGACCTGGCGCTCTTAAGACAGGCAGGGGTTGAGAAAGCCGACGCCTTCTGTTGCGTGACCAATGGGGATAATACCAACCTTATCTCCGCCCAGGTGGCGAAAAAGATATTCAAGGTGCCCAAGGTCATTGCCCGGATATATGACCCGCGCCGGGCGAACATATTCAAGGCGCTGGGGTTGGATATATTGGGCGGGACAACTCTTTTCGCTTCGATGATCCGCGACAAGATCGTGGAAAGCCGGTTTTCCAGCTATCTGATCGAGACCAAAGATCTGGGGGTCCTGGAGCTTGAGGTCAAAAAAGAACTTGCCGGCAAAACCGTGCTGGATGTGAACGTCCCTCAGGAGCTTATGGTGGTGGCGTTGAAGCGGTTGGATGCGACCATCATTCCCGAATCAAAAACAGTATTAAAGGCTAAAGATATAATAATGGCTGTGGTTAAGGTGTCCAGCCTGAAAAAGATAAAAGCGCATTTTGGTATATAA